The DNA region CGACGAGTCCGGACACGACGCCGACCACCGCGCCGGCGGAGGCGATCGGGCTCGCGGCGGTGGCGCCGACGGCCGCGCCGATCGCCGCATCGCCGATCACCGTCTTGGCGACATGGGTCGCTCGCGGATGGTCGACCCCGGCCGCCTCGAGCGCCTGCGCCAGAACGGCTTCCGCGTTCGCCGAGGTGGTGTTGATCTGCTGGGTCTGCTCGGCCGTCAGGAAGAACGGCTGCTCGAGCTGGACGGTGCCGATCCGGATGCCCGAATCGGGGATGGCGTCGGCGGGCTGGACGACCGCCGGCGGCTCCTCCGCGAGAGCGGGCCCCGCACCCAACAGGGTGAGGGACAGCGGAAGGGCGCTGACGACAGCCATTTTGGCTGCATGCCGAAATGCCGGACGAACGGGACTTTTAACCTGGGCACTGCCCATAGGTGACCTCATTCCGTAGTTTCGATGCCGTTCGCATCTTCATTCGGAACCGGAGGCCGCACGGATCGTCCGGATCTCGGAACTATCGCCCGCCGTGGCCCATTCGCGGGCCGGGGCCACCCCAGTTGTGGTGGCCGTGATGGCCGTGGTGCATGAGCACCAGCATGCCCACGATATAGAGCGCGGCGAACACGACGAGCAGTGCGCCGCCGATCCACAGGGAGAGAATGCCGAGGTAGCGGGCTCGGCCGGAGGCGTACCGGGCCCCGTCGGCGTCGCCTTCGCTCCACCGCGGGAAGACATCGAGGGCGTGGGTGAACGCGGAGAACGACAGCGGCCAGAAGAACAGCAGGGAGGCTACGGCCCAGCCGATATTGTTCGGAGGCCGGGTCGCCGTTTTCTGGATGTTTGCGGCCGAGGCGGGCGCAGAGAGTTCGGTGGTCCGGGGCTCGTCGGGTGTGGCGGCCGGTTCGGGTGCGGTCATGGCGGAATCCTTTTCGAATTTGCCTGGTCCGCGAGGTTTCGCGAACCCTGTGAGATCGATTACGACACCGTTGTCTGGTAGGTGGCCGAGAACCGCCGGTGAGGTCTCTGCGTAGCTGGACACGGCTGCGCGGGCGCGGCGGAATATCACCGCTGCGCCGGACCGGCGGGTACGGTCCTGGATTCGTTGGGCGAATCGGTGTGCGCGGCGAACGAATGAGGATCTGTTGATCGTGAATGTTGCCCGGAGAGTGCTGCGGGGGACTGGCGCTGGTGGCAACCTGTGCGTCCGCCGGTCCGGCGCACGCGGACTCGGCGAATGTGGATGGCCCGCTGGACAGTTGCATCCAGCTGGCGCTGCCGGGCCTGGTCGGCCCGCCGATGTCGATCTACACCCCGCCGAATCCCGGTGGCAGCCTGGGCCCGCTGGCCGTCGCCGCCGGAGAGGTCCAGGCGCGGCTGCCGCAGCATGTCGACCTGCGCGGCGAGCGACAGGGATTCAACGACCAGTGGGCCTATGCGCTCGACGGCGGCAATCTCTATGTCACCGCCGCCGGCGGCGGTGAGCCGTGGCGGCAGGTGTGGCTGCCCGGCTGTGGGATTTCGACATGTCCGGCGCGGACGAAATCTTCTTCCGCTATTCCTACGACGATCAGCGCGGCAAGCCCTCGGCGCCGAACCTGAGTATGGACGAGATCGACACGCTCTTCGGCCCGAAGGCGTACGCCGCCAACCAGCTGCCCGCCCCGGACTGGGTGCGGCAGCACAAGATTCCGGGTGAGGTCACCTCGGCGGTCAGCATCCATCAGACCGGCGGGGACTCCTCGAATCGGGAGCTGCGCGTCGAGGGTCGCAGCGGCGGCCGGATCGGGTACTGGCACAAGCCGGTCGATCCGGACGCGAGCTGGAGCTTCGAGGCGACCGATGCGGGCCTGACCGCGGACCTGCTCGACAATCGCCCCGGCGACCACTCCGACGAGACCCTGGCCGCGCCGTCCGGGATCGACTACGGGTATGCCGATCCGGCCCAGTGGACCTTGGACACAACCGATTTCGACTACGCGGCCTCGCCCGCGCCGCTGCGGCTTTGTGCCGGTGGGGCGTGCGTGGACCTGCGCCTGCACCTGGTGGACGGTCTGCGCCTGCTGCGGGCCGCCGACGGCCTCACCGGTGCGCCCCGGGAATATCTCGCCGCGATCGAGGTCCCGCAGTCCGTGCTCGACGAGCTGCCGGGGCAGCCCCCAGCCCTGGCCGCAGCCATCCAAACCCTTACCGGCACAGCCAGATTCCGGGAGTTCAAGGCGACCGCGACCCTCGGTGTCCTGACCCTGCAACTGCCGGGCGGCCCGATCGTGCTGCGCCGAACGCGCTGACCTACTGGAGGTCGTCGGACAGCGCCGCGGCGACCTCCGTCAGCAGCGGCGCGGCCCGCTCGACCAGCTCCTCGGTCATGCGTCCCACCGGGCCGGAGACGGAAATCGCCAGCCGGGCAGGCGCTTTCGGGACAGCCACGGCCACGCATCGCACGCCCAGCTCTTGCTCGCCCTCGTCCATGGCGTACCCGGTGCGCGCGGCCTGCTCGAGCTGGCGCGCGAATTCCTCGGGTTCGGTGATGGTGGTGTCGGTGTAGCGCGGCATTCCGGTGCGCCGCAACAGTTCCCGGGTGAGTTCCGGCGGTGACCCGGCGAGGATCGCCTTGCCCACGGCCGTGCAGTGCGGCAGCACCCGCCGGCCCACTTCGGTGAACATTCGCATGGAGTGCCGCGACTGCACCTGTGCCACATAGACGATCTGATCGCCGTCGAGCATCGCCATGTTCGCGGATTCGCCCAGTTCGTCGACCAGCCGCGCCAGGTGCGGCCGGGCCAGCACGGACAGCATCTGGGAGGAGCTCTCGCCCAGCTTGATCAGCTTGGGGCCCAGCACATATTTCCGCGACGGCTCCTGGTGCAGGTAGCCGAGATCCACCAGGGTGCGGACCAGGCGGTGGATGGTGGGCAGCGGCAGCCCGGAGGCGGTGGCCAGCTGGGAAAGCCCCATCATGCCGCCCTCGTCGGCCATGAGTTCCAGTAGTCCGAACGCGCGCTCGATGGATTGCACACCCCCGGTGCCGCCCTTGGACTCCCTCGCTGCGGGCACCCGGTCCTCCTCAGTTTTTCCGAATGCCGGAATAGTAGCCTGGGGCGCATGCGGCTACGCGCGGAGTTCACGACCGAACCGTTCCACGGCGAAGGGGAGGCGCCGCCGCATGCGCTGGCCGCCCTCGAGCTCGCCGAATCGGCCGGTCTGGAGTGCGATTTCGGTCCGCTCGGCACCTCGGTGGCCGGGTCGGACGAGCGGCTGCTGCCGGTGCTGGGCGAGATCATGGTGACCGCCTTCGCGCACGGCGCGACCCGGGTGACCATGCAGGTCGAACAGGATGACTGAGCGTTCGCCGGTGGATGCTTCCCACCCGGTTCTGGTGACCCTCGCACCCCTGCTGGAGAAGACCGGCGGGCGGCTGGTGCCCGCGCACGAGGCGACCGCCGAGGATGTCCCGCTGGTGTGGGAGGGGCAGACGCTGGCCTGCGTGCGCTTCGGTCAGCCGGAGGCCGACACCCTGGGCGGTCTGGAACGGCTGCTGGACGAGGTGGCCGCGGAACTGGGCGGTCCGCTCACCGAGTTGCCGCGCGTCGACAAGCAGCGTGCCGTGCGATTGCTGGAAGAGCGCGGCGCGTTCACCTTCCGCAAGTCCGCCGAGACGGTGGCGGCGGCGCTGGGCGTCACCCGCTTCACCGTCTACAACTACCTCAATCGCGAGCGCGCCTGACCGCTCCGCGGCGCTCACTATTGCGCTGACCTGCACCCTCTGTATATTTTCAACAAATTGTTGACGGGCTGTTGTGGCCCGTGCCACTCTTCTCGGGTGGCGGAATCACCCTTCCGCTATCCGAGAGAGGTTGCGCCGATGGTGACGTTGAGCGAATTCAATTCGACAGCCGGTGATCGACTCCGGCCGGACCTGCTGACCTGCTGTGACGTGCCCGCCTGGGCCGACGGCCTGCTGGCCGACCGGCCCTACGCCGACATCGACGGCGTGCTCGCCCGGGCCGACGAACTGGCCGGCGCCCTGACCGGAGCCGATGTGGACCGCGCGCTGGCCGCGCACCCCCGCATCGGCGAGCGGGTCAGCGGCACCGGGACCGGATCGGCGTGGTCGCGGCAGGAACAGGCCGGGGTCGGGCAGGACGCCGCGGACCGGCTGCTCGACGGCAACCGCGCCTACGAGCAGCGGTTCGGCCGGGTCTTCCTGATCTGCGCGACCGGCCTCTCCGCCGAGCAGATCCTCACGAACCTGCGCGAGCGCCTCACCAATGACGATGCCGCCGAGGCGGCCGTGGTGGCCGGAGAATTGCGCAAGATCGCCGTTCTCCGCCTGCGAAAGGTCTTCGAACAATGAGCACCGTTACGACGCACATCCTGGACTCCGCGCTCGGCAAGCCCGCCGCCGGCGTCCCGGTCCGGCTGGAACACCTCGGCCCCGAGACCCGGGTGCTGGCCGAGGGCAAGACCGATGACGACGGCCGCATCCGCGACCTCGGCCCCGAGGGCCTCGAGGCGGGGCATTACCGGCTCACCTTCGACATCGAGTCCTATTCCGCCGCAACGCGACAGGCCTACTTCTATCCCACGGTGTCGATCACGTTCATCGTGGCGGGCGAGCCGGGCGAGCACTACCACGTGCCCCTGCTGATGAGCCCCTTCGCCTATTCCACCTACCGAGGAAGCTGAACTCACATGGCAATCAAGCTGGGCCAGAACCAGTACGGCAAGGCCGAGAACCGCGTCGTCCGTGTCTACCGCGACACCCCGCGCCACCAGATCCGCGACCTGAACGTCTCCTCGGCGCTGCGCGGCGAGTTCGCCGACGCCCACATCACCGGTGACCAGGGCGACGTGCTGCCCACCGACACCCAGAAGAACACCGCCTTCTCCTTCGCCAAGGAGAAGGGCGTGCACTCCATCGAGGAGTTCGGCCTCACCCTCGCCGACCACTTCATCTCCCGCGCCCCCACCGCCACCGGCGCGCGCGTCGAGGTCGAGGAGTACGCCTGGGATCGCATCGAGGTCGACGGCTCCGGCCACGACCATTCGTTCGTGAAGTCGAGCCAGGGTATTCGCACCACCGTGGTCAACGTCGACGGCGTCGGCCCGGATCGGGTGGCGCACGTGGTATCCGGGGTGCGGGACCTGACCCTGCTCAAGACCACCGGCTCGGAATTCCACGGCTTCTTCAAGGACAAGTACACCACCCTGCAGCCGACCAACGACCGCATCATGGCGACCTCGCTGGTGGCCAAGTGGCGCTACAACCACACCGACGTCGACTGGGACAAGACCTACGACGCCATCCTCAAGACCATCCTGCGGCAGTTCGCCGTGGTGCACTCGCTCGCGCTGCAGCAGACCCTGTACTCCATGGGCCGCGCGGTGCTCGAGCAGTTCACCGAGGTCGCCGAGATCCGTTTCTCCGCACCGAACAAGCACCACTTCCTGGTGGACCTGAGCCCCTTCAACGTGGAGAACCCGGGCGAGGTCTTCATCGCCGCGGATCGCCCCTACGGCCTCATCGAGGCCACCGTCGAGCGCGACGACGCCCGCGAAGCCGGCAACGCCTGGCTCGCCACCCCCGGCTTTTGCTGACGGGACTCAGCCGGATCCCCCTCTTCCTGAACTAGGAGGTGCGGCGATGGGCGATGACCAGAGCCGCGTGTCAGTGATCGTCACCCGTCCCGAGGATGCTCGACATTCGGTGGGGCAGTTGGCGATCTACGGAACTCAGCACATCCTGACGATGTACGGCGGTGTGATCGCGCCGCCGCTGATCGTCGGCGGTGCGGCCGGGCTCTCGGTGTCGGACATGGCCCTGCTGGTGACAGCGGGCCTGTTCCTCTCCGGCCTGGCCACCCTGCTCCAGACCCTCGGCATCGGGCCGGTCGGCTCCAGATTGCCGATCGTGCAGGGCATTTCGTTCGCCAGCGTCTCGACGATGGTCACCATCGCGAGCGACGGCGGACTCCGGCCGGTCTTCGGGGCGATCATCGTCGCCGGTCTGATCGGCCTGGCGCTGTCCAGCTTCTTCGCCAAGCTGGTGCGCCTGTTCCCGGCGGTGGTGACCGGGACGATCATCACGGTGATCGGACTCTCGTTGCTGCCCACCGCATTCCGGTGGGCGATGGGCAACAATCCGAAGGCCGCCGACTACGGCTCGATGGGCAATATCGGTTTCGCCGGGCTCACGCTGCTCATCATCCTGGTGATCAGCAGGCTGTTCCAGGGCGCGATCTCGCGGCTGTCGATCCTGCTGGGCCTGGCGGTCGGCACGGTGCTCGCCGTGTTCACCCACCACGCCGACTTCGGTGCGGTGCGGGACGCGAAAATCATTGCGCTGCCGCCGATCCTGCACTTCGGCGGACCGACCTTCGAGGTCGGTGCGATCGTGTCGATGACCATCGTGATCCTGGTGATCATGACCGAGACCACCGCCGACATCCTCGCCATCGGTGAGATCGTCGGCACCGAGGTGGATTCCGCGCGAGTGGCGGCCGGGCTGCGGGCCGACATGCTGTCCACGACCGTCGCGCCGGTGTTCGGCAGCTTCCCGTGCAGCGCTTTCGCGCAGAACGTGGGGCTGGTGGCGCTGACCGGCATCAAGAGCCGGTTCGTGGTCGCCGCGGGCGGTTTGGTGCTGGTGCTGCTGGGGCTGTTCCCGGTGGTGGGCGCGGTGGTGGCCGGGATTCCGTATCCGGTGCTGGGCGGTGCGGGCATCGTGCTGTTCGGCTCGGTGGCCGCGAGCGGTATCCGCACGCTGGCGCGGGTGGACTTCACCGACAACCTGAACATGGTCATCGTCGCGGTGGCCTTGGGCGTGGGGTTGATTCCGATTGCCGCGCCGACGTTCTGGGACAAGTTCCCGACCTGGCTCGGGGTGATCATGCACTCCGGGATCAGTGCCACCGCCGTGGTGGCGATCGTGTTGAACCTGGTGTTCAACGAGATCGCCAGTGGAAACCGGGCGGGCGCTTCGGTGTTCGCCGCCGCCGAGGACCTGAAGGACGATCTGGGCGAACGCCTGGACGACGACATCCGCGACTGACTCGGCAACTTCGTATATTTCCTGCTCTACCGGCTGGTAGCTCCCGGAACTCTCTTGACGGGCTCGTTCCGGGAGCTCTAGCATTTTCATATCCCGAAAAAACATTTCCGCATTATGGAAAACAGCGGAGAACCTGCGGGAACGACTGGAGGGATTCCTGATGACCCACACGCTGAACTACGCCGTGAACTGCTCGCTGCTGTACACCGAGCTGCCCGTCCTGGAGCGCCCGGAAGCCGTGCGGCAGGCCGGATTCGACGCCATCGAGTTCTGGTGGCCGTTCGCCGAGGCGGTCCCGTCCGACAAGGATGTGGACGCCTTCGTGGCCGCGGTGCAGAACGCGGGCGTGCAGCTGATCGGCCTGAACTTCTTCGCCGGTGACATGCCCGGCG from Nocardia tengchongensis includes:
- a CDS encoding CD225/dispanin family protein — its product is MTAPEPAATPDEPRTTELSAPASAANIQKTATRPPNNIGWAVASLLFFWPLSFSAFTHALDVFPRWSEGDADGARYASGRARYLGILSLWIGGALLVVFAALYIVGMLVLMHHGHHGHHNWGGPGPRMGHGGR
- a CDS encoding IclR family transcriptional regulator, with amino-acid sequence MPAARESKGGTGGVQSIERAFGLLELMADEGGMMGLSQLATASGLPLPTIHRLVRTLVDLGYLHQEPSRKYVLGPKLIKLGESSSQMLSVLARPHLARLVDELGESANMAMLDGDQIVYVAQVQSRHSMRMFTEVGRRVLPHCTAVGKAILAGSPPELTRELLRRTGMPRYTDTTITEPEEFARQLEQAARTGYAMDEGEQELGVRCVAVAVPKAPARLAISVSGPVGRMTEELVERAAPLLTEVAAALSDDLQ
- a CDS encoding thiamine-binding protein; the protein is MRLRAEFTTEPFHGEGEAPPHALAALELAESAGLECDFGPLGTSVAGSDERLLPVLGEIMVTAFAHGATRVTMQVEQDD
- a CDS encoding helix-turn-helix domain-containing protein, which produces MTERSPVDASHPVLVTLAPLLEKTGGRLVPAHEATAEDVPLVWEGQTLACVRFGQPEADTLGGLERLLDEVAAELGGPLTELPRVDKQRAVRLLEERGAFTFRKSAETVAAALGVTRFTVYNYLNRERA
- the uraD gene encoding 2-oxo-4-hydroxy-4-carboxy-5-ureidoimidazoline decarboxylase, yielding MVTLSEFNSTAGDRLRPDLLTCCDVPAWADGLLADRPYADIDGVLARADELAGALTGADVDRALAAHPRIGERVSGTGTGSAWSRQEQAGVGQDAADRLLDGNRAYEQRFGRVFLICATGLSAEQILTNLRERLTNDDAAEAAVVAGELRKIAVLRLRKVFEQ
- the uraH gene encoding hydroxyisourate hydrolase, translating into MSTVTTHILDSALGKPAAGVPVRLEHLGPETRVLAEGKTDDDGRIRDLGPEGLEAGHYRLTFDIESYSAATRQAYFYPTVSITFIVAGEPGEHYHVPLLMSPFAYSTYRGS
- the pucL gene encoding factor-independent urate hydroxylase, which codes for MAIKLGQNQYGKAENRVVRVYRDTPRHQIRDLNVSSALRGEFADAHITGDQGDVLPTDTQKNTAFSFAKEKGVHSIEEFGLTLADHFISRAPTATGARVEVEEYAWDRIEVDGSGHDHSFVKSSQGIRTTVVNVDGVGPDRVAHVVSGVRDLTLLKTTGSEFHGFFKDKYTTLQPTNDRIMATSLVAKWRYNHTDVDWDKTYDAILKTILRQFAVVHSLALQQTLYSMGRAVLEQFTEVAEIRFSAPNKHHFLVDLSPFNVENPGEVFIAADRPYGLIEATVERDDAREAGNAWLATPGFC
- a CDS encoding nucleobase:cation symporter-2 family protein; its protein translation is MGDDQSRVSVIVTRPEDARHSVGQLAIYGTQHILTMYGGVIAPPLIVGGAAGLSVSDMALLVTAGLFLSGLATLLQTLGIGPVGSRLPIVQGISFASVSTMVTIASDGGLRPVFGAIIVAGLIGLALSSFFAKLVRLFPAVVTGTIITVIGLSLLPTAFRWAMGNNPKAADYGSMGNIGFAGLTLLIILVISRLFQGAISRLSILLGLAVGTVLAVFTHHADFGAVRDAKIIALPPILHFGGPTFEVGAIVSMTIVILVIMTETTADILAIGEIVGTEVDSARVAAGLRADMLSTTVAPVFGSFPCSAFAQNVGLVALTGIKSRFVVAAGGLVLVLLGLFPVVGAVVAGIPYPVLGGAGIVLFGSVAASGIRTLARVDFTDNLNMVIVAVALGVGLIPIAAPTFWDKFPTWLGVIMHSGISATAVVAIVLNLVFNEIASGNRAGASVFAAAEDLKDDLGERLDDDIRD